From Salvelinus namaycush isolate Seneca chromosome 9, SaNama_1.0, whole genome shotgun sequence:
tctTAGAATTTTGTCCTGTTCCTGTACTTAACGTTGATGTTAATTGTCTAAGATTCAGTGTCGCAATAAATCTGGCTACTAAGCCTTTGAGCACATTGACAAAATGTTTTCGTTGACATGTACACTTTTAGAATTACTTAATGACTACATATGCTTTTTAACTTCTTTTTTTTAGGATGAGTTGGtaggtccctttgaagatgcgTCTGAAGATGAGTCACTGCCTAGTCGTCCCCCTGGACTCTGTGAGTGCCCTTAtttatgtaaaatgtatttacttttctctctgtctgcttgtCACCAAAAGCTCATATTGTTTCACAATGCCCATGTGAGAGAAAAAGGGGAACCGTCCTTTACTTTCCAAGCTTTGAAACTAGTATCTATGTTCTCTTTGTCTGTGAAGTCTTCCCACAGCGATGTTATGTTTGAAAGTCTGTTCTAACTCGTTCGTAACCTTTATTTCAGTAGGCTACAACATGCACTGTTCACTCTACCCATATCTGACAATCACATTCCTTTGGCATATCGAAGTATGTTGTATTTCCTGCCAGCCAATTCAGTGATGTAGGAACTAAAGGTTCTTTCCGTTCTTGTCTTTGTCTTTCGCTCTTACTTGCTCTATTTCTCTCCCCTTCCACCTCTCCCTGGCTGGTTCCTTTATAGCGGACTCTGAGGCGGTGGAGCTGCTATGGCAGGTGCGTGCCCAGCGGCGCCAGTCCTCCCCAGAACTCCCTGAAACAGTCACCCGGCTGACTGCCCCAGATGGCAGCCTGCTCTACTTGGTAGGCACCGCCCACTTCAGTGACAGCAGCAAGAAGGACGTGGCCACGGTGAGCACAACAAATCTGACATGCAAGCATTAAGGGCTGTTTTCCTTGACACAGCTTATCCTAGCCAGTTTGGCCGGACAAAGTTCAATTACTACTTAACGGATGCCCCGCCTCACTTTTCTCCACACactgaaaaaaagaaaaaagattcATATGTTATTTTTTGGGCCAATCTATGTGGCTCTTTGTTTATAATGCACTGTCTGCTCTCCCTTGAGGCTTTCCCAAGTTGATGCCCAAGAGACCAAACAACCTCAGATCACGCGCTCAGATCATTTTCGAGCCTCTGATTGGACagtgaaatacacacacactcgcacctGCAGGAGACATGCAGATGTTTAATTTCTCTCTCATGCAGTCATGGCTGAAGCCAGCATAAATTCCTACTATTTATGTGTCCAGGTTAAACGTGGGATGTCCCTCATTATAAACAAACAGTTGGTTAAATTCATGGTTATTGCATCATTTTCAGATTAATAAGAAGCGATTTAATAGACGAAACAGCAATTTAACTTAACCAATTGAATGGCCAGAGATCAGGGCATTCATCAGCAAAGACAGAGTGCAAGCTGATAGTATTTTGGACAACTAAATTGAAGTCAAAATGATTGCTGAAATCGAAGTGTGTCAGCTGTATGGTGATTTGCGATTCATAACTTACATTTTACCGGTACTACCAGTAGTAGTAGGCCAACCGATAACACCACAACAGAATGCGTTGATGTGATGATGCGCTGCTGACAACAGCTAGCATGTCCAGCAAAATACATTGCCAGTGGCACGCACACACTTTGCAGATCAGCAGATGGGGGCTTTTCGTGGCAGCCAGACGAGACAATTGAAGGAGGATGCGGTGAGCAAAGTTACTGGGCTCGAATTTAGTCATGCTTGATCTATATAGATTGATGCTTCTAATTGTGCATgttataaacattttttttttgtgatGATGATAGGTTATACTCTATGGCTGGATTTATAAAAATGTTCCCATGCTACATTAATTTGGCAGACTTAACTTGATTGACCCTCTTTCTACAAGGCCTACTAGTGTATGAGAGGCCTAATCATATTTGTATGAATATTTTGTTAATGCCTAGGCTATAGAGATGCATTCAGGTAATTAACTCATTATTATGCATCAACATTTTAATTTGATTACAATTATTTATTGTCAATCTTTCTTGAATTTGTTAGGCTATACAATTAAGTAGATTAATGAACTGATACATTCATACAACTTTTTTTTGAATAATTTTTGAATATGATGAATGAATATTGCATTATATTATACATCCTATGTGAATAATGTTCATTAATGTTGTGTATTATTAATAATCTGAAAATCAGTCTGAAATAGAATATTTATCCTATTGTTCATGTCCATATAGCCTAGGACAATGTGGTAAAGTACTGTTATTCCTTATCCACCtaattatataaaaaaatatataaaaaatgctTGCTTTTTTGGGGGGAAATCTGTTAAACAGTGAATACATTTTGTCTGGCCTTACTAAAAAGTATGCCGAATGAGGAATCTCCattcaaatacatttttgaacTAGACagaatctgtgtctgggaaaccggccTTAAATGATTGTCATAGGTATCTCCTGGAATGGCCTCTGAGTTTGTTCAAATTCATGGGATTCATACATTTTCTAAATGATTGTCCTTCAGATACACCCTGAAGTAATGATTGAATAAAAAGTATTCTGAAATCTGCCAATCAGAACTATCTATTTAACCTTTTTtcaaccaggcaagtcagttaagaacaaattactATGACATCCCCCTTATACATGTCCTGGTTTCCCAGACTCCTGTTTGTTTTGTTCCCTCAGGCAAAATCCATTCTATTGTCAGTCTTGTActtctacctttctctctcttaccGCCCTTGCTCCCctttctccccttcctctccttctaccccctTTCCCTGTTTTCCTCCTCTCCTTatcctcccactctctcctccccctttctcccctgtCCCCTTTGTTTGCCTTCTTCCCCACCCTCAGACGATCCGTGCAGTGCAGCCAGACGTGGTGGTGGTGGAGCTGTGCCAGTACAGGGTGTCCATGCTGAAGATGGATGAGAAGACGCTGCTGAAGGAGGCCAAGGACATTAATCTGGACAAGGTCCAGCAGGCCATCAAACAGGTACcactattgggggggggggggggggggtcagtttGGCTTTTTTTGGCCCTggaatgagtaaaaaaaaaaaaaaaatctctaatCCTGTGTCATTTAAATATATCACAactgataaatctacgataatcgagaatttcaataggCATTTTTCTAACGCTGGCTAgtggacccaaactgttagaaacgtatatctatcctaccctgcctttctaaagtcttcaaaagccaagtgaacaaacagatcactgcccattttgaatcccaccgtaccttctccactatgcaatctggtttccgagcgggtcatgggtgcacctcagccacgctcaaggtcctaaacgatatcataaccgccatcgataaaagacaatactgtgcagccgtcttcatcgacctggccaacgctttcgactctgtcaatcaccgcattcttatcagcagactcaacagccttggtttctcaaatgactgcctcacctggttcactaactacttctcagatagagttcagtgtgtcaaatcggagggcctgttgtccggacctctggcagtctctatgggggtgccacagggttaaattctcgggcctactcttttctctgtatacatcaatgatgtcgctcttgctgctggtgattctctgatccacctctacgcagatgacaccattctgtatacttctggatcttctttggacactgtgttaactaacttccagacgagcttcaatgccatacaactctcctgcCGTAGCCTACAActactcttaaatgcaagtaaaactaaatgcatgctcttcaaccgatttgcTTCAACCCGCCCACCTGtttagcatcactactctggacggttctgacttagaatatgtggacaactacaaatacctaggtgtctggttagactgtaaactctccttccagactcacattaagcatctccaatccaaaatgaaatctagtatcggcttcctatttcgcaacaaagcctccttcactcatgctgtcatttacaaaatagcctccaacactctactcagcaaattggatgtagtctttcacagtgccatccgttttgtcaccaaagccccatatactacccaccactgcgacctgtatgctctcgttggctggccttcgcttcatattcgttgccaaacccactggctccaggtcatctataaggcagggatttacctagcaaagacttatctcaggtcactggtcaccatagcagcactcacccgtaggacgcgctccagcaggtatatttcactggtcatccccaaagccaactccccctttggccgcctttccttacagttgtctgctgccaatgactggaacgaattgcaaacatcactgaagctggagacccatatctccctcactaactttaagcatcagctgtcagagcagcttacccatcattgcacctgtacacggcccatctgtaaatagcccacccagctacctcatccccatattgttatttatttgtttgatcctttgcaccccattatctacacttgcacattcatcttctgcgcTATCActacagtgtttaattgctaaattgtaataatttcgccactatggcctatttatagccttacctccctaatcttactacatttgcacacactgtatatagattgttctattgtgttattgactgtacgtttgtttatcccatgtgtaactctgtgtcgcagtgctttgctttatcttggccaggtcgcagttgtaaatgagagcttgttctccactggcctacctggttaaataaaggtaaaataaatattgAACATGTTAACAGTATGTGCCCTATAGAATCAGTTTTGTTGAAATAACGGGCAGTGATAttgtatttaaccaggcaagtcaattaagaacaaattcttatttacaattttgGCCTGACAAGAAGTGAAATGCCTCCTATgggggggctgggataaaaaaaaaacacacctcAATGTGAGACAAAATGGACAATGCAGACAGAAGACACTGGCAACAGCACAAATACAACAGCAAACAaacagtgggtgtgtgtgcgtacgtgcagGCATGCGCGTGTGAAGTAACACAGCATGCTTCCTTACATAAGGCAACGCAAACTAGTGACATCGGGTGACTAATGGAAACAACTACGTGTCTCAACAACCGGTTCATCTATTTGTCCTTTGAACTCATCCAGGAACACCAGGTCCTAGACTTAGGTTGGCTTGGAGGGAATTCCAAGACCAGGGGGATGAGTAATGAAAGGACCCCTTTCCATGCTCAGTTCTAATTATCTAGACTGTTAGCATAGAACAAGATATTGAGATCTGAGCTTGTATGTGTTTTAATTGCTCTGCTAGAAGAGAGGATAGATAGGATGTTAACTTACAGTTCACCGTTTTGTCtctttggtattttattaggatcccctttAGCTGTTGTAAAaggagcagctactctttctggggtccacacaaaacatgaaacataatacagaatgacataatacagaacatcattagacaagaacagctcaaggacagaactacatacatctTTCTCCTCCTATCTGTCCTTCCCCCTTTTTATTATGTCCTCACAGAATGGAGTGATGTCTGGCCTGATGCAGATCCTGCTGCTCAAAGTGTCGGCTCACATCACAGAGCAGCTGGGCATGGCTCCTGGAGGAGAGTTCAGGGAGGCCTTCAAACAGGTGATACATTCACGCACTCACTAAAAATAGTTCATCTTGATAAGGGTCACAGGTTTGTTCTCGCACAAGGTGTCAGGTCAAGGTCATAAATACTTTCAAATACACACTAATGTTCTTATCTCGCACAGCATAACATACTGAACTTAACACCCTCTTACCTGTTACCCACTAGGTACAGTATTAGTAAGGTTGTATGTAAAgaccctccctcttctctccaccCAGGCGGGCCGAGTGCCCTTCTGCAAGTTCCACCTGGGGGACCGGCCCATCCCGGTGACATTCAAACGGGCCATCGCAGCTCTCAGTCTGTGGCAGAAAGCCAGACTGGCCTGGGGCCTGTGCTTCCTGTCAGACCCCATCAGGTACAATAACCTGACAGTTACTCCTCTCTAGTGTCTAGGTTAAGTCAACAGCTTACTCCGCTATACAATTCCTCTCAGTATTTCCTTTGCTTAGTATGTAGTAAGATTAGAGCAGAAATATTATTAGGGTGGTACTGTATTTAGTAATATCCAATTTAATAATATATTTAATTTATATAGGGCTTAATTTATTTACCTGAATACAAATGATAGCAAGCAATTGGGAATTAATTTGGGGACTTGGTTAAACCCAGTTGGTACAATGCTTTTGTTATTGCAATAtatttgttgttgttgggtgTCAGTAAGGAGGACGTGGAGAAGTGCAAACAGAAGGACCTCCTGGAGCAGACGATGCTAGAGATGATTGGCGAGTTCCCCGCCCTCCACCAGACCATTGTGGCCGAGCGAGACATCTACCTCACACACACGCTCCGCCAGGCCGCACGCTGTGTGGAGG
This genomic window contains:
- the trabd gene encoding traB domain-containing protein; translated protein: MDQDNNSEDELVGPFEDASEDESLPSRPPGLSDSEAVELLWQVRAQRRQSSPELPETVTRLTAPDGSLLYLVGTAHFSDSSKKDVATTIRAVQPDVVVVELCQYRVSMLKMDEKTLLKEAKDINLDKVQQAIKQNGVMSGLMQILLLKVSAHITEQLGMAPGGEFREAFKQAGRVPFCKFHLGDRPIPVTFKRAIAALSLWQKARLAWGLCFLSDPISKEDVEKCKQKDLLEQTMLEMIGEFPALHQTIVAERDIYLTHTLRQAARCVEAPPNAQKVPAVVVGVVGMGHVPGIERNWEKELNIQEIMSVAPPSRFGWMLRTVLKAGVIGVLGYACYRAGGGMGRALLSLPAVQSLLDNLRPLPPAAA